A single Amphiura filiformis chromosome 8, Afil_fr2py, whole genome shotgun sequence DNA region contains:
- the LOC140159264 gene encoding testis-expressed protein 264-like, whose amino-acid sequence MSEYLILAIIGMLILILVTVFVYFMYSGLFNGIEIRTGKPPIRELHVAYKYAVGPYKNCGPLFTEVTKAAPDLRCFGVYYDDPAKVAPEKLRYIVGAVLSEGDDKEASKELEEKLVQDEFKIAKFPEVDHMVMATFPHINSLSIMIAVQRVYPAFGDYVVQNGLCAHPVMELYDDGIIHFLAPLAKQNEFYVPETGGISPEEEAPNSDMSSKTGESSSGEDQEGGGQEGTTGSDSGSSFEELNVNEDA is encoded by the exons ATGTCTGAATATCTAATACTAGCCATTATTGGCATGTTAATTCTGATACTTGTCACTGTATTTGTATATTTTATGTACTCTGGTTTGTTTAATGGCATCGAAATTCGTACTGGAAAACCTCCGATACGAGAACTGCATGTTGCATACAAATATGCTGTCGGCCCATACAAAAACTGTGGTCCACTTTTCACTGAAGTGACGAAAGCCGCACCCGATTTGAGGTGTTTTGGTGTATATTATGACGATCCTGCAAAG GTAGCACCAGAGAAGTTGCGCTATATTGTAGGAGCCGTTCTCAGTGAAGGTGATGATAAAGAGGCAAGCAAGGAACTCGAAGAAAAACTAGTCCAAGATGAATTTAAGATTGCCAAATTCCCAGAAGTAGATCATATGGTTATGGCCACATTCCCACATATTAATTCACTCTCTATAATGATAGCTGTTCAACGTGTTTATCCTGCTTTTGGAGATTATGTTGTG CAAAATGGTCTGTGTGCTCATCCAGTCATGGAGCTGTATGATGATGGAATCATTCACTTCCTAGCACCACTAGCCAAACAAAATGAATTTTATGTTCCCGAAACCGGCGGCATCTCACCGGAAGAGGAAGCTCCCAATAGCGACATGTCTAGTAAAACAGGGGAAAGTAGTAGCGGGGAAGATCAGGAAGGAGGAGGCCAGGAAGGGACAACGGGCAGTGATAGCGGTAGCTCATTTGAGGAGCTAAATGTAAACGAGGATGCCTGA